A genomic stretch from Desulfovibrio sp. TomC includes:
- a CDS encoding RNA methyltransferase yields MLEHLTIVLFRPKFSENVGAAARACANMGVSRLVLVDPPYFDMERARPMATSKGGLLLDRLEIVATLAEAVAGARDVYGTTARLGGWRKGVITPGQAAGSVCRTLAAGDGVALVFGPEDAGLSNQETQLCGRLVNIVTADEATSLNLAQAVLVVCYEVFKASQGLAEEVDEPLPSRAATHAERESLFAALRESLLAIDFLKADNPEYWMLPVRRFIDRVGLRRNEFNLLMGVCRQIKWALGQGAAKKRQD; encoded by the coding sequence ATGCTTGAACATCTCACGATCGTCCTTTTTCGGCCCAAGTTCTCGGAGAACGTCGGCGCGGCGGCCCGGGCCTGCGCCAACATGGGCGTGTCGCGCCTGGTACTGGTCGATCCGCCCTATTTCGATATGGAGCGGGCCAGGCCCATGGCCACCAGCAAGGGCGGGCTTCTGCTCGACCGCCTGGAGATCGTCGCCACCCTGGCCGAGGCCGTGGCCGGGGCCAGGGACGTCTACGGCACGACGGCCAGGCTTGGCGGCTGGCGCAAGGGCGTCATCACCCCGGGACAGGCGGCCGGCAGCGTCTGCCGCACCCTGGCCGCCGGCGACGGCGTGGCCCTGGTCTTCGGACCGGAGGATGCCGGGCTGTCCAACCAGGAAACCCAGCTGTGCGGCCGGCTCGTCAACATTGTGACTGCCGACGAGGCCACCTCGCTCAATCTGGCCCAGGCCGTCCTGGTGGTCTGCTACGAGGTGTTCAAGGCCTCCCAGGGGCTGGCCGAGGAAGTGGACGAACCGCTCCCCTCCCGGGCCGCCACCCATGCCGAACGGGAGTCCCTTTTTGCCGCTCTGCGCGAAAGCCTGCTGGCCATCGATTTTTTAAAGGCCGACAACCCGGAGTACTGGATGTTGCCGGTGCGTCGGTTCATCGACCGGGTCGGCCTGCGGCGAAACGAATTCAATCTGCTGATGGGCGTATGCCGCCAGATCAAATGGGCCTTGGGCCAGGGCGCGGCCAAAAAGCGCCAGGACTGA
- a CDS encoding MerR family transcriptional regulator, which produces MVLRIGELARRAGVTVRTLRHYDALGLLRPTTRTEGGDRVYGQAEAMRLHAVLALKQFGCSLAEIRRLLDEDGATLPDILARQMAVLKEQADKAAALGEKLSRLRDRLLHNKETALGDWLDTLALMHVWSRYFTEDELARLRRQRSPGRERRTAWAGIAAAVAAAMAGQVAPGSGEGLALARRVVALARTVAGDDPALLGKLRQLVRAEAGVRQAVGMSEPMLAWLEGALDAARAASRPEETSGDAAGPRQTALGMAMLRAAHQLLDAPLVLDDPLALRIIGPEREAALRADPGRFDGGELRGLRLSGVLRSRVAEDAWNEARAGGVAQYVSLGAGLDTAPWRRGDGQTRFFEVDHPATQDWKRRLLAEAGLAVGGNVVFVPTDFESFRLAEALAAAGFDCTCPAFFTWLGVTMYLEAATIREILGWIAALPLGTQIVFDYAVDPSLLSPGECRGRERVAARAAARGEPWKSAFDPAVLAATLEQLGFGRVDDPSAAALNARYLAGRADGLRKSGVTRIVRAVVAAE; this is translated from the coding sequence ATGGTGCTTCGTATCGGTGAATTGGCCCGGCGCGCCGGGGTGACGGTCAGGACGCTGCGCCATTATGACGCCTTGGGGCTGCTTCGCCCGACGACGCGGACCGAGGGCGGAGACAGGGTGTATGGGCAGGCCGAGGCCATGCGGCTGCACGCCGTCCTGGCGCTCAAACAGTTCGGCTGCTCCCTGGCCGAGATCCGGCGGCTGCTCGATGAAGACGGGGCGACGTTGCCCGACATTCTGGCCCGGCAGATGGCAGTGCTCAAGGAACAGGCGGACAAGGCCGCGGCCCTTGGCGAAAAGTTGTCGCGGCTTCGCGACCGGCTGCTTCACAACAAGGAGACGGCCTTGGGCGACTGGCTGGACACCCTGGCGCTCATGCATGTCTGGAGTCGGTATTTCACCGAAGACGAACTGGCCCGGCTGCGCCGCCAGCGCAGCCCGGGCCGGGAGCGGCGCACGGCCTGGGCCGGGATTGCCGCCGCCGTTGCCGCGGCCATGGCCGGGCAGGTGGCCCCGGGAAGCGGGGAAGGGCTGGCCCTTGCCCGCCGGGTCGTTGCCCTGGCCCGGACGGTTGCCGGCGATGACCCGGCTCTCCTTGGCAAGCTGCGCCAACTGGTGCGCGCTGAGGCGGGCGTGCGTCAGGCTGTCGGGATGAGCGAACCCATGCTGGCCTGGCTGGAAGGGGCCTTGGACGCGGCCCGGGCCGCCTCCCGGCCGGAGGAAACATCCGGGGATGCGGCGGGTCCGCGCCAGACGGCCCTGGGCATGGCCATGCTGCGGGCGGCCCATCAACTCCTCGACGCTCCCCTGGTCCTGGACGATCCCCTGGCCCTTCGCATCATTGGGCCGGAGCGGGAGGCAGCCCTTCGGGCCGACCCAGGACGCTTCGACGGCGGCGAATTGCGCGGCCTTCGCCTGTCCGGGGTCCTGCGCAGCCGGGTGGCCGAGGATGCCTGGAACGAGGCCAGGGCCGGCGGCGTGGCCCAGTATGTGAGTCTTGGGGCCGGACTGGACACCGCCCCCTGGCGACGGGGGGACGGACAGACCCGCTTTTTCGAGGTGGACCATCCGGCGACCCAGGACTGGAAACGCCGCCTTCTGGCCGAGGCCGGTCTGGCAGTCGGGGGCAACGTGGTCTTTGTCCCGACCGATTTCGAGTCGTTCCGGCTGGCCGAGGCGTTGGCTGCCGCCGGATTTGACTGCACCTGCCCGGCCTTTTTTACCTGGCTTGGGGTAACCATGTATCTGGAAGCGGCTACTATTCGGGAAATCCTGGGCTGGATCGCCGCCTTGCCGCTGGGGACGCAGATCGTTTTCGACTACGCCGTGGACCCGTCCCTGCTTTCTCCCGGGGAATGCCGGGGCCGGGAGCGCGTGGCCGCCCGGGCAGCGGCCAGGGGCGAGCCGTGGAAATCGGCCTTTGACCCGGCCGTGTTGGCCGCGACGCTTGAGCAGCTGGGCTTTGGCCGGGTGGACGATCCGAGTGCGGCGGCCTTAAATGCCCGGTACCTGGCCGGCCGGGCGGACGGACTGCGCAAGAGCGGTGTGACCCGGATCGTTCGGGCTGTGGTAGCCGCCGAATAA
- a CDS encoding MdtA/MuxA family multidrug efflux RND transporter periplasmic adaptor subunit — translation MHMTASGPLRRGPFRWLALGVLLLIAAGAFWWQGAGNGQAQGPGGPGGPPGLTGQPVSVTTAVARTGVARVTLSGIGTVTPLRTVTVKSRVDGELMDVRFTEGQLVKEGELLAQIDPRAFAAQLEQYQGQLAKDTALLENAQADLARYNNLAKKDMLAGQTKDTQGSLVRQYEAAIRTDKGLIDNAKLQLEYSRITAPITGRVGLRKVDAGNMVKASESTTICVITQVSPISVLFTLPEDQLPAVLARYRAGETLSVAAYDRTMSKRLALGKLTTADNQIDTATGTVKLRAVFDNADEALFPNQFVNAELLLEERKGVVLAPAAAVQRGSKGARIYVVDAEGVARSKPVTVGLAVGEDVVADAGLAAGEIVVVEGADRLRDGAKVAVRNPGPGIAGKP, via the coding sequence ATGCATATGACTGCTTCCGGTCCCCTGCGCAGGGGACCGTTTCGCTGGCTGGCCCTGGGTGTGCTGCTGCTCATTGCTGCCGGGGCTTTTTGGTGGCAGGGGGCCGGAAACGGCCAGGCCCAGGGACCCGGCGGCCCGGGCGGCCCTCCGGGCCTGACTGGCCAGCCGGTGTCCGTGACCACGGCCGTGGCCCGCACCGGCGTGGCCCGGGTGACGCTTTCCGGCATCGGCACGGTGACGCCGCTGCGCACGGTCACGGTCAAAAGCCGGGTGGACGGCGAACTCATGGACGTGCGTTTCACCGAAGGCCAGCTCGTCAAAGAGGGCGAGCTGCTGGCCCAGATCGATCCCCGGGCCTTTGCCGCCCAGCTGGAACAGTATCAGGGCCAGTTGGCCAAGGACACGGCCCTGTTGGAAAACGCCCAGGCGGATCTGGCGCGCTACAACAATCTGGCCAAAAAGGACATGCTGGCCGGCCAGACCAAGGATACGCAGGGGTCCCTGGTGCGCCAGTACGAGGCGGCCATCCGCACGGACAAGGGGCTTATCGACAACGCCAAACTGCAGCTCGAATACAGCCGCATCACCGCCCCGATCACCGGCCGGGTGGGGTTGCGCAAGGTCGATGCCGGCAACATGGTCAAGGCGAGCGAGTCCACGACCATTTGCGTCATCACCCAGGTTTCGCCCATAAGCGTCCTTTTCACCCTGCCCGAGGACCAGCTGCCGGCAGTCCTGGCCCGGTATCGGGCCGGCGAGACTCTCTCTGTCGCCGCCTACGACCGCACCATGTCCAAGCGGCTGGCCCTGGGCAAACTGACCACCGCCGACAACCAGATCGACACGGCAACCGGCACGGTCAAGCTGCGGGCGGTCTTTGACAATGCCGACGAAGCCCTGTTCCCCAACCAGTTCGTCAATGCCGAGCTGCTCCTGGAAGAGCGCAAGGGCGTGGTCCTGGCGCCGGCGGCGGCGGTGCAGCGCGGCTCCAAGGGGGCGCGGATCTATGTGGTCGACGCCGAGGGCGTGGCCCGGTCCAAGCCGGTGACGGTCGGCCTGGCCGTTGGCGAGGATGTGGTGGCGGATGCGGGCCTGGCCGCCGGCGAGATCGTGGTGGTCGAGGGGGCGGATCGGCTTCGCGACGGCGCCAAGGTGGCAGTGCGCAACCCCGGCCCGGGGATTGCCGGCAAACCATGA
- a CDS encoding multidrug efflux RND transporter permease subunit — MNLSRPFIVRPVATTLIMVAVILAGAVAYFQLPVSALPQVDYPTIQVRTFYPGASPDVMASAVTAPLERQFGQMPGLAEMTSVSSSGASVITLQFSLSLSLDVAEQEVQAAINTAYSLLPDDLPTPPVYSKVNPADAPILSLALTSDSLDLTVVQDLADTRLAQKISQLSGVGLVSVAGGQRPAVRIDANPTALAAYGVSLEDVRTAIAAANVNKAKGGFDGPRQSSILETNDQLLSSDEYKPLIVSYRDGRPVRLSDVADVHSGPEDVRQAAWVNGKPAIVLNIQRQPGANVINVVDRVKAIMPQLRAALPAAVNLAVLTDRTVTIRASIDDVQIELLLAVVLVIGVIYLFLHDLPATLIPATAVPLSLVGTFGVMYLLGYGLNNLTLMALTIATGFVVDDAIVMIENVARHVEEGVLPLKAALDGAGQIGFTILSLTVSLVAVLIPLLFMGDVVGRLFREFAVTLGVAILLSAVVSLTLTPMLCARLLGRGKASGASGGFVARGFQAFFTGLARFYARTLTVVLRHQPLTLLIAVATVAATVWMYAVVPKGFFPVQDTGGLTGVFEAPTSASFAAVSEAQAGLTEILAADPAVASVAAYVGVDGINPSPNVGRLALELVPKAARTADAAGVARRLEEKVRSLPGLTTALSPVQDLSVDARAGRAQYQYTLETPSTRELGQWTPQFVSALAARPEMRNVSHNLALGGLRLNVHIDRVAAARYGLTPEDVDNALYSAFGQRQISTMFTELSQYRVVLGVSPAMAQGPEALSRIRLTGTGGGQVPLSAVATVTQGEAPLVINRQGQFPAATVSFDVAPGHSLGDAVAAVRTVSAALGLPDSIAGAFTGAARAFMDSLQNEPLLILAALITVYIVLGVMYESFIHPITILSTLPSAGVGAVGALWLCGEDLGIMAVIGIILLIGIVKKNGIMMVDFALSAERERGLPPGEAIYEACLLRFRPIMMTTMAALLGALPLALGTGVGSELRRPLGIAIVGGLVVSQVLTLYTTPVIYLFFERLAGRGRGPGAGESAQS, encoded by the coding sequence ATGAACCTGTCGCGCCCGTTTATTGTGCGGCCGGTCGCCACCACGCTCATTATGGTGGCGGTGATCCTGGCCGGAGCTGTGGCCTATTTCCAGTTGCCGGTCTCGGCCCTGCCGCAAGTGGACTACCCGACCATCCAGGTCCGGACCTTTTACCCCGGGGCCAGCCCCGACGTCATGGCCTCGGCCGTGACTGCGCCGCTCGAGCGCCAGTTCGGCCAGATGCCGGGTCTGGCCGAAATGACCTCGGTCAGTTCGTCCGGGGCCTCGGTCATCACCCTGCAATTTTCCCTGAGCTTAAGCCTCGACGTGGCCGAGCAGGAGGTCCAGGCCGCAATCAACACGGCCTACAGCCTGCTCCCCGACGATCTGCCCACGCCCCCGGTCTACAGCAAGGTCAACCCGGCCGACGCGCCCATCCTGTCCCTGGCCCTGACCTCGGACAGCCTGGACCTGACCGTGGTTCAGGATCTGGCCGATACCCGGCTGGCCCAGAAAATTTCCCAGCTCTCCGGCGTCGGTCTGGTCAGCGTGGCCGGCGGGCAGCGTCCGGCCGTGCGCATCGACGCCAACCCGACGGCCCTGGCCGCCTACGGCGTGAGCCTCGAAGACGTGCGCACGGCCATTGCCGCCGCCAACGTCAACAAGGCCAAGGGCGGCTTTGACGGGCCGCGCCAGTCCTCGATTCTGGAGACCAACGACCAGCTCCTCTCCAGCGACGAGTACAAGCCGCTTATCGTCTCCTACCGCGACGGCCGGCCGGTGCGGCTTTCCGACGTGGCCGACGTCCATTCCGGTCCGGAGGACGTGCGCCAGGCCGCCTGGGTGAACGGCAAGCCGGCCATCGTCTTGAATATCCAGCGCCAGCCCGGGGCCAACGTCATAAACGTGGTGGACCGGGTCAAGGCCATCATGCCCCAGCTGCGCGCCGCCCTGCCGGCCGCCGTCAACCTTGCCGTCCTGACCGACCGCACCGTCACCATCCGGGCCTCCATCGACGATGTGCAGATCGAACTGCTCCTGGCCGTCGTCCTGGTGATCGGGGTCATCTACCTGTTTTTGCACGACCTGCCGGCCACGCTCATTCCGGCCACGGCCGTGCCCCTGTCGCTGGTCGGCACCTTTGGCGTCATGTATCTGCTCGGCTATGGGTTAAACAACCTGACGCTCATGGCCCTGACCATCGCCACCGGCTTCGTGGTGGACGACGCCATCGTCATGATCGAAAATGTGGCCCGCCATGTGGAAGAGGGCGTTTTGCCCCTCAAGGCCGCCCTGGACGGGGCCGGCCAGATCGGCTTCACCATCCTGTCGTTGACCGTCTCCCTGGTGGCGGTGCTCATTCCGCTCCTTTTCATGGGCGACGTAGTGGGCCGGCTGTTTCGGGAATTCGCCGTGACGCTTGGCGTGGCCATTTTGCTCTCAGCCGTGGTGTCGCTGACCCTGACTCCGATGCTGTGCGCCCGGCTGCTTGGCCGGGGCAAGGCCTCCGGGGCCTCGGGCGGCTTCGTGGCCCGGGGCTTCCAGGCCTTTTTTACCGGTCTGGCCCGTTTTTACGCCCGGACCCTGACCGTCGTGCTGCGCCATCAGCCCTTGACCCTGCTCATTGCCGTGGCCACGGTCGCGGCCACGGTATGGATGTACGCCGTCGTGCCCAAAGGTTTTTTCCCGGTGCAGGATACCGGGGGCCTGACCGGCGTCTTTGAGGCCCCGACCTCGGCCTCCTTTGCCGCCGTGTCCGAAGCCCAGGCCGGGCTGACCGAGATCCTGGCCGCTGATCCGGCCGTGGCGTCGGTGGCCGCCTATGTCGGCGTGGACGGCATCAACCCCAGCCCCAACGTCGGCCGCCTTGCCCTGGAGCTGGTCCCCAAGGCCGCCCGCACGGCCGACGCCGCCGGCGTGGCCCGGCGTCTCGAAGAAAAAGTCCGCAGCCTGCCGGGGCTGACGACGGCCCTGTCGCCGGTCCAGGATCTGTCCGTGGACGCCAGGGCCGGGCGCGCCCAGTACCAATACACGCTGGAGACCCCGAGCACCCGGGAGCTTGGCCAATGGACGCCGCAGTTTGTGTCCGCCCTGGCCGCCCGGCCCGAGATGCGAAACGTCTCCCACAATCTGGCCCTGGGCGGGCTTCGCCTCAATGTGCACATCGACCGGGTGGCCGCCGCCCGCTACGGGCTGACCCCCGAGGACGTGGACAACGCGCTCTACAGCGCCTTTGGCCAGCGCCAGATTTCCACCATGTTTACGGAACTGAGCCAGTACCGCGTGGTCCTTGGCGTGTCCCCGGCCATGGCCCAGGGACCCGAGGCGCTTTCGCGCATCCGCCTGACCGGCACGGGCGGCGGGCAGGTGCCCCTCTCGGCCGTGGCCACGGTCACCCAGGGGGAAGCGCCGCTGGTCATAAACCGCCAGGGCCAGTTCCCGGCCGCAACCGTATCCTTTGACGTGGCCCCGGGCCATTCCCTGGGCGACGCCGTGGCGGCGGTGCGCACGGTGTCGGCCGCGCTCGGCCTGCCGGACAGCATTGCCGGGGCCTTTACCGGCGCGGCCCGGGCCTTTATGGACTCGCTTCAAAACGAGCCGCTCCTGATCCTGGCCGCCCTGATCACCGTCTATATCGTCCTTGGCGTCATGTACGAGAGCTTCATTCACCCGATCACCATCCTCTCCACCCTGCCTTCGGCCGGGGTCGGGGCGGTCGGGGCCTTGTGGCTGTGCGGCGAGGACCTGGGCATCATGGCCGTTATCGGCATCATTTTGCTGATCGGCATCGTGAAGAAAAACGGCATCATGATGGTGGATTTCGCTTTAAGCGCCGAGCGCGAGCGGGGACTCCCCCCGGGCGAGGCCATTTACGAAGCCTGCCTGCTGCGGTTTCGGCCCATCATGATGACCACCATGGCGGCGCTTCTTGGCGCGTTGCCCCTGGCCCTTGGCACGGGGGTCGGCAGCGAGCTGCGCCGCCCCCTTGGCATTGCCATTGTCGGCGGGCTGGTGGTCAGTCAGGTCCTGACCCTCTATACCACGCCGGTCATCTATCTCTTCTTTGAACGCCTGGCCGGTCGCGGCCGCGGCCCCGGGGCCGGGGAGTCGGCCCAGTCATGA
- a CDS encoding efflux RND transporter permease subunit has translation MNLPEICIRRPVGTALLTLALMLAGAIAFRLLPAAALPQVDFPTISVQAQLPGAEPETMATSVAAPLERQFARIAGITEMTSSSSRGSAQINLQFELSRDINGASRDVQAAINAARGFLPSTLRQNPTYRKMNPADAPVMVLALTSPTVPRADMYDVAATVLQQKLAQVEGVGQVFVGGGALPAVRVSVDPAKLAQNGLSLENVRGLITKTTVNRPKGRIESDGAAYEIDVNDQLHKAREYQPLILSYKNGAAVRLSDVATVTDSVEDVRTAGVVGGTPAVMIIVFRQPGANIIETVDNVRALLPQLTASLPGDVNISVEMDRSPPIRASLSEVEWTLALSCLLVIAVVWMFLGTLTATVIPAVATVASLVGTFAVMYLLNYSLDNLSLMALTIATGFVVDDAIVVLENVSRHMETGQTPRAAAIAGSREVAFTVVSMSISLVAVFIPIFFMGGMVGRLFREFAAVLSIAIMLSLALSLTATPMLCAVLLRPGRSSGTSGTSGTSGESGATDAKGPGLGRRFFAALTRGYARGLDVALSHPRLMLTVTAGALAGAVWLYIAIPKGFFPEQDNGRLMGFVQASSDSSFQSMAGKLEHVVAVVKADPDVESVTGFTGGGGGPGGGGTNSAQMFVTLKPQAKRPPLVVTLSRLRQSLAAIPGAQAFLMPAQELRLGGRPGKALYQFTLLGDGFAELLAWVPKVEERLRGVPLLTDVVADQQAKGLMTSVVVDRDAAARLGVSMASIDAVLYDAFGQSLAGVSYAEVNQYRVVLDAEARIWASPEGLRHIYVPAADGSQIPLASLATVRSALTPLSVSHQGQFPAATISFNLAPKVSLSQASAAIDAAVAEMGLPSSIRTTFAGTAQAFGESLKNQPYLLLAALLAVYIVLGVLYESTIHPITILSTLPSAGLGAVAALWVFGLDLSIIAVIGIILLIGIVKKNGIMMVDFALEAERTRGMGPREAITEACLKRFRPIMMTTLAALLGALPLALGHGSGWELRRPLGIVIAGGLVVSQIMTLFTTPVIYLYLDRLRWRVTARKRGRNAAAVKAL, from the coding sequence ATGAATCTGCCTGAAATCTGCATCCGTCGCCCGGTCGGCACGGCGCTGTTGACCCTGGCCCTCATGCTGGCCGGGGCCATCGCCTTTCGGCTCTTGCCGGCCGCCGCCCTGCCGCAGGTGGATTTCCCCACCATCTCGGTCCAGGCCCAGCTGCCCGGGGCCGAACCCGAGACCATGGCCACCTCGGTGGCCGCCCCCCTGGAGCGCCAATTCGCCCGCATCGCCGGGATCACGGAAATGACTTCGTCGAGTTCCCGGGGGTCGGCCCAGATCAACCTGCAATTCGAGCTGTCGCGCGACATCAACGGCGCATCCCGCGACGTCCAGGCGGCGATCAACGCGGCCCGGGGCTTTTTGCCGTCCACCCTGCGGCAAAATCCCACCTACCGCAAAATGAATCCGGCCGACGCCCCGGTCATGGTGTTGGCCCTGACCTCGCCCACCGTGCCCCGGGCCGACATGTACGACGTGGCCGCAACCGTGCTCCAGCAGAAGCTGGCCCAGGTCGAGGGCGTGGGCCAGGTGTTCGTGGGCGGCGGGGCCTTGCCGGCCGTGCGGGTGAGCGTGGATCCGGCCAAGCTGGCCCAAAACGGGCTGAGCCTTGAAAACGTGCGCGGGCTTATTACCAAGACCACGGTCAACCGGCCCAAGGGCCGCATCGAGTCGGACGGGGCCGCCTATGAGATCGACGTCAACGACCAGCTGCACAAGGCCCGGGAATACCAGCCGCTGATCTTGTCGTACAAAAACGGCGCGGCCGTGCGTCTGTCCGACGTGGCCACCGTCACCGATTCCGTGGAGGACGTGCGCACGGCCGGCGTGGTCGGCGGCACTCCGGCGGTCATGATCATCGTCTTTCGCCAGCCCGGGGCCAACATCATCGAGACCGTGGACAATGTCCGGGCGCTGTTGCCGCAGCTCACGGCCTCGCTGCCCGGGGACGTGAACATTTCGGTCGAAATGGACCGCAGCCCGCCGATCCGGGCCTCGTTGTCGGAAGTGGAGTGGACGCTGGCCCTGTCCTGCCTGCTGGTCATCGCCGTGGTCTGGATGTTTCTGGGCACCCTGACCGCCACGGTGATCCCGGCCGTGGCCACGGTGGCCTCGCTGGTCGGCACCTTTGCCGTCATGTATCTGCTCAATTACTCGCTCGACAATCTGTCGCTCATGGCCCTGACCATCGCCACCGGCTTTGTGGTGGACGACGCCATTGTGGTGCTGGAAAACGTCTCGCGCCACATGGAGACCGGGCAGACGCCGCGAGCTGCGGCCATTGCCGGCTCCCGGGAGGTGGCCTTCACCGTCGTCTCCATGAGCATCTCGCTGGTGGCGGTTTTCATCCCCATCTTTTTCATGGGCGGCATGGTGGGCCGGCTGTTTCGGGAATTTGCCGCGGTGCTGTCCATTGCCATCATGCTGTCCTTGGCCTTGTCCCTGACCGCCACGCCGATGCTGTGTGCCGTGCTGCTGCGGCCGGGCCGGTCGTCTGGAACATCTGGAACATCTGGAACATCTGGGGAGTCTGGGGCAACCGACGCCAAAGGCCCGGGGCTTGGCCGGCGGTTTTTCGCCGCCCTGACCCGGGGCTATGCCCGCGGCCTGGACGTGGCCCTGTCCCATCCCCGGCTCATGCTCACGGTCACGGCCGGCGCGCTGGCCGGCGCAGTCTGGCTCTATATTGCCATTCCCAAGGGTTTTTTCCCGGAACAGGACAACGGCCGGCTCATGGGGTTTGTCCAGGCCTCGTCAGACAGTTCGTTTCAGTCCATGGCCGGCAAGCTTGAACACGTGGTCGCCGTCGTCAAGGCCGATCCCGATGTGGAATCCGTCACCGGCTTTACCGGCGGCGGCGGCGGGCCTGGCGGCGGCGGCACCAACTCGGCGCAGATGTTTGTGACACTCAAGCCCCAGGCGAAGCGGCCACCCCTGGTCGTGACGCTTTCGCGGCTGCGCCAGTCGCTCGCCGCCATCCCCGGAGCCCAGGCCTTTCTCATGCCGGCCCAGGAACTGCGCCTGGGTGGCCGGCCGGGCAAGGCGCTTTACCAGTTTACGCTCCTTGGCGACGGTTTTGCCGAACTGCTCGCCTGGGTTCCCAAGGTGGAGGAGCGCCTGCGCGGGGTGCCCCTGCTCACCGACGTGGTGGCCGACCAGCAGGCCAAGGGGCTTATGACCTCGGTGGTCGTGGACCGTGACGCCGCCGCCCGCCTGGGCGTCTCCATGGCGTCCATCGACGCCGTGCTCTACGACGCTTTCGGCCAGAGTCTGGCCGGGGTATCCTATGCCGAGGTCAACCAGTACCGGGTGGTGCTGGACGCCGAGGCCCGCATCTGGGCCTCGCCCGAGGGCCTGCGCCACATCTATGTGCCGGCCGCTGACGGCAGCCAGATCCCCCTGGCCTCCCTGGCCACGGTGCGAAGCGCCCTGACCCCGCTTTCGGTCTCACACCAGGGCCAGTTTCCGGCCGCCACCATTTCCTTTAATCTGGCCCCCAAGGTCTCGCTCTCCCAGGCCTCGGCCGCTATTGATGCGGCTGTGGCCGAAATGGGTCTGCCCTCGTCGATTCGCACCACCTTTGCCGGTACGGCCCAGGCCTTTGGCGAATCGCTCAAAAATCAGCCCTACCTGCTCCTGGCCGCGCTGCTCGCCGTCTACATCGTCCTTGGCGTGCTCTACGAGAGCACCATCCATCCCATAACCATCCTGTCCACCCTGCCCTCGGCCGGCCTTGGGGCCGTGGCCGCCTTGTGGGTGTTCGGCCTCGACCTTTCCATCATCGCTGTTATCGGCATCATTTTGCTCATTGGCATCGTCAAGAAAAACGGCATCATGATGGTGGATTTCGCCCTGGAGGCCGAGCGCACCCGGGGCATGGGTCCCAGGGAGGCCATCACCGAAGCCTGTCTCAAACGCTTTCGGCCCATCATGATGACCACCCTGGCCGCCCTCCTTGGGGCTTTGCCCCTGGCCCTTGGGCATGGATCGGGCTGGGAGCTGCGACGCCCCTTGGGCATCGTCATTGCGGGAGGGCTGGTGGTCAGCCAGATCATGACGCTTTTCACCACGCCGGTGATTTATCTGTATTTGGACCGGCTGCGCTGGCGCGTAACCGCCAGGAAGCGAGGCCGAAACGCTGCGGCAGTCAAGGCGTTGTAG